A stretch of Fusarium fujikuroi IMI 58289 draft genome, chromosome FFUJ_chr10 DNA encodes these proteins:
- a CDS encoding related to ankyrin, translating into MPPSLLKDELPYGNFIRGPKEHHNDDEPPYTPMTMIDGNGSVLCETDEFDLFLAIIHRDDVTTLEQYLDIAPLVIEERENLPLYYSFFYTAVSHGSLGALRTLLSYYERVMGPIQRITFRKRGFTLLNEAARRGYLEIVEFLLQNQPLYADIHERDYTGCNAIAAALDLYSTRYAEAFDWQPSVDKSEAVINLLLDWGACPTDVVARVHEDSSWKPETVISMASEWASAKIIERLVNGGADVHARFTKDSLQLRLYDEQDYIVDNVTAIHMASFRGNYPTLKTLLAHRGNAISAPQMVSSCDSRGSTPLHWATRNNLFNPNPHESAQNIKATIDLILDLCPGIVNIQDSEGNTALHYASQYFGGNGEVFMPIFDMICDKGGDASIRNNRGETPLHNVLASAEETVNQQIISLLLAHGAKISDSDYGRNTPLHIAARRLDDHGAIAFLIKQGADATIRNSKNETPVHIAASGDVFTPGLADKVKMQNLVFATLTNAGGSDLMESTEINGKTPREICKERRSIWRKNEHRDRLIDK; encoded by the coding sequence ATGCCGCCCAGTCTGCTCAAAGATGAATTGCCCTACGGCAACTTCATTCGAGGTCCAAAAGAGCATCACAATGATGACGAACCTCCATACACACCAATGACCATGATTGATGGCAATGGATCTGTTCTGTGTGAAACAGATGAATTCGATCTCTTTCTTGCGATCATCCATCGGGATGATGTGACGACTCTGGAGCAGTATCTCGATATTGCGCCTTTGGTTAtcgaggagagagagaatcTCCCTCTCTATTACTCCTTCTTCTACACAGCTGTATCTCACGGAAGCCTTGGTGCACTCAGGACACTACTCTCTTACTACGAAAGAGTTATGGGACCAATTCAAAGAATCACTTTTCGAAAACGCGGTTTCACCCTGCTCAACGAAGCTGCTAGACGCGGCTATCTGGAAATAGTAGAGTTTTTACTCCAAAACCAGCCACTATATGCTGATATTCACGAGCGAGATTATACAGGCTGCAATGCTATTGCGGCAGCCTTGGATTTATATTCTACGAGATACGCCGAGGCGTTCGATTGGCAGCCCTCTGTTGACAAGAGCGAGGCTGTGATAAATCTGTTGCTGGATTGGGGTGCCTGTCCGACTGACGTGGTTGCACGGGTTCACGAAGACTCATCATGGAAACCTGAAACGGTCATTTCAATGGCATCCGAATGGGCAAGCGCTAAGATTATCGAGAGGCTCGTTAACGGTGGCGCAGATGTCCATGCCCGGTTCACAAAAGACTCCCTTCAACTACGACTGTATGACGAGCAAGATTATATCGTTGACAACGTCACTGCAATTCACATGGCTTCTTTTCGGGGCAATTATCCTACTCTGAAAACTCTACTTGCCCATCGTGGGAACGCAATCAGCGCCCCGCAAATGGTGTCCTCTTGTGATAGTCGAGGGAGTACACCTCTTCACTGGGCTACACGGAATAACCTGTTTAACCCCAATCCACACGAAAGTGCACAGAATATCAAAGCAACCATCGATCTTATTTTGGATTTGTGTCCTGGGATAGTTAATATTCAAGACTCTGAAGGGAACACAGCCTTACACTATGCCTCTCAATACTTCGGTGGAAATGGAGAGGTCTTTATGCCAATTTTTGACATGATTTGCGACAAGGGTGGAGACGCAAGTATACGTAATAATCGGGGAGAGACGCCGCTACACAATGTGCTCGCCAGTGCAGAAGAGACAGTCAATCAGCAGATCATATCTCTCCTGCTTGCCCATGGCGCAAAGATCAGCGATAGTGATTATGGCAGGAACACCCCTCTACATATTGCAGCTCGAAGATTGGATGATCATGGCGCAATTGCTTTCCTTATAAAACAGGGCGCAGATGCTACTATCCGTAATTCCAAAAATGAGACACCTGTCCATATAGCCGCTTCCGGCGACGTATTTACACCGGGCCTGGCAGACAAAGTTAAGATGCAAAATCTGGTTTTTGCAACTCTAACAAACGCCGGAGGAAGTGATCTGATGGAGTCTACGGAAATTAATGGAAAGACTCCACGGGAAATCTGCAAAGAGCGGAGGAGTATTTGGAGGAAAAATGAACACAGGGACCGTTTGATAGACAAATGA
- a CDS encoding related to ankyrin: METVFTNDLWAVPDRYLFTDYASDVVLDMDPCMWATCKGSLGVFKILLNHCTKGKDSDMEIRGIDSGGLLLLNEAARHGHVDIVRFLLNNQPRYSRIDERDANDCTALLSAAAARYIDRSTSLREELEAIISLLLDQGASASDVSYWDEELRNTVLTSAAEWAGSQLIKRLIDDGADIYTKVVRGRWEDKLWNLPEGSFEVNALYVACTHANFEAVKSLIDCRGAEVEMLDVIWQRDTLGSLPLHWVTQTCLPKESFGYSKEAVYDKARSITDIIELLLDLDPTIINVSDKDGNTPLHYATRGADASIQNTESQKPLHTLFRLEDGDEYRDYICKKSSVDPVTVLTLLAHGASPADIDMAGDTPLHIAAANLEWADVVSLLLVHGADPALPNLKGQTALHRAAGGTYLGRNKDYQAPERIRAQEDVFSRLVKAGGVELMDLTDAEGMKPGEISNRTRKAWKELDGPPKQTGNGSGRERGPRMHKI; the protein is encoded by the exons ATGGAGACGGTTTTCACGAACGATCTCTGGGCCGTCCCAGACAGATATCTGTTTACAGACTACGCCTCTGACGTTGTACTGGACATGGACCCCTGCATGTGGGCAACCTGTAAGGGAAGTCTTGGTGTTTTTAAAATCCTTCTGAATCACTGTACGAAGGGCAAGGATTCCGATATGGAAATCAGAGGAATCGATTCTGGAGGACTTCTATTATTGAACGAAGCCGCCCGACATGGCCACGTCGACATAGTCCGATTCCTACTCAATAACCAGCCACGATACTCCAGAATCGACGAGCGCGACGCAAACGACTGTACTGCATTATTATCGGCTGCTGCGGCCCGTTATATCGATCGATCTACTTCTTTACGAGAGGAATTAGAAGCGATCATAAGTTTACTGTTGGACCAAGGTGCCTCTGCGTCTGATGTGTCATATTGGGATGAAGAACTACGCAACACAGTCCTGACTTCGGCTGCAGAGTGGGCAGGTTCGCAATTGATCAAGAGACTCATCGACGACGGTGCAGATATATATACCAAGGTGGTAAGAGGTCGATGGGAAGATAAGCTCTGGAATCTACCTGAAGGTTCTTTTGAAGTTAATGCACTTTATGTTGCCTGCACTCACGCAAACTTCGAAGCGGTGAAGTCTCTTATTGATTGTCGGGGCGCTGAGGTGGAAATGCTAGATGTCATATGGCAGCGAGACACTCTAGGGAGCCTTCCTCTTCATTGGGTGACTCAAACTTGCTTGCCAAAAGAGAGTTTTGGATACTCAAAAGAGGCTGTCTATGATAAAGCGCGGAGCATTACGGATATTATTGAACTGCTCTTGGACCTGGACCCAACCATTATAAATGTTTCCGATAAAGATGGAAATACACCCTTACACTATGCCACCCG GGGCGCCGATGCCAGCATACAGAACACAGAAAGTCAGAAGCCTCTGCATACTCTATTCCGtcttgaggatggcgatgaatATAGAGACTATATTTGCAAAAAGAGTTCAGTCGACCCAGTTACGGTTTTAACTTTGCTCGCCCATGGTGCATCCCCAGCCGACATCGATATGGCCGGTGATACGCCGTTGCATATTGCAGCAGCAAACCTGGAATGGGCCGATGTCGTGTCACTTCTTCTTGTGCACGGCGCTGACCCAGCCTTACCGAATTTGAAGGGGCAGACAGCCCTTCACCGAGCTGCTGGTGGTACGTACTTGGGACGTAACAAGGATTACCAAGCGCCGGAAAGAATCAGGGCGCAGGAGGATGTGTTTTCAAGACTGGTGAAGGCTGGAGGGGTGGAGCTGATGGACTTGACGGACGCGGAGGGAATGAAACCTGGAGAGATATCTAATAGAACGAGGAAGGCATGGAAAGAGCTCGATGGCCCCCCGAAGCAAACTGGCAACGGAAGTGGCCGAGAAAGAGGACCAAGGATGCACAAGATTTAG
- a CDS encoding related to glucan 1,3-beta-glucosidase, with amino-acid sequence MKLFGSIGAVAAALMLLPGQALAGQYKGFSMGANRADGACKYTADWKKDFQTIKSWNKGFNAVRLYSADDCNTLVKAVPAAKQTGMKILVGVWATDDAHFGRDKAALLKVIKQYGTDWIAAISVGSEDLYRKDISPDKLAQQIYDVRGMVRQFNKNLKVGHTDTWTAWVDGRNDVVTKACDIAITNGFPYWQGVAIKEALQKKTFQNSYWSVQKHVKAVNSKAAVWVGETGWPTKGPNYQKAAATTASLQSYYNNVGCWLWQQKDASGFWFTAFDAPLATPEVEKYFGIANKDRKLKFTLTC; translated from the exons ATGAAGCTCTTCGGATCTATCGGCGCCGTCGCGGCGGCCTTGATGCTCCTACCTGGTCAGGCTTTGGCTGGGCAGTACAAGGGCTTCAGTATGGGTGCCAACAGGGCGGATGGAGCTTGCAAGTACACTGCGGATTGGAAGAAGGATTTCCAGACTATCAAGAGCTGGAACAAGGGTTTCAACGCTGTGCGCCTCTACTCCGCCGATGACTGCAACA CACTGGTCAAGGCTGTCCCCGCCGCCAAGCAGACCGGCATGAAGATCCTTGTTGGCGTCTGGGCCACCGACGATGCTCACTTCGGCCGTGACAAGGCCGCTCTTCTCAAGGTGATCAAGCAGTACGGCACCGACTGGATCGCCGCCATCTCCGTCGGTTCCGAGGACTTGTACCGCAAGGACATCTCGCCCGATAAGCTGGCCCAGCAGATCTACGACGTGCGCGGCATGGTGCGCCAGTTcaacaagaacctcaaggtcGGACACACCGACACATGGACCGCGTGGGTCGACGGCCGCAACGACGTGGTCACCAAGGCGTGCGACAttgccatcaccaacggcTTCCCCTACTGGCAGGGCGTTGCTATCAAGGAGGCTCTGCAGAAGAAGACATTCCAGAACTCGTACTGGAGTGTGCAGAAGCACGTCAAGGCTGTCAACAGCAAGGCTGCTGTTTGGGTTGGAGAGACCGGATGGCCTACCAAGGGACCTAACTACCAGAAGGCCGCTGCTACCACCGCTAGTCTGCAGAGCTACTACAACAATGTTGGATGCTGGTTGTGGCAGCAGAAGGATGCTAGTGGTTTCTGGTTCACTGCTTTTGATGCGCCTCTGGCTACTcctgaggttgagaagtacTTCGGTATTGCGAACAAGGACcgcaagctcaagttcaCCCTTACCTGCTAG
- a CDS encoding related to ankyrin produces the protein MASPLTHIAESPYQEFVRNQTDIHNRTGEVSRTPMTMIDRDGSVLNETEDFRLLYHIVLRNDALALKQYLTVAPWAVDSMSARPERDEAPYEGNDYFLLATQNGNLDVLQILLEHYKRNHDSTDELRFKTRGYQLLNEAARRGHNEVVQFLLDSQPLYAGIDERDCKGYTALGSAANIYSVRYTDSADWQDVCVDNNEKVMHLLLDYGASASDIVLPMNDKEETPDTVLTLAVQWASPKLINRLIKGGADIQAKVTKFPFDLGFWNERGYISDINAFCIACISANYEAVQSLLGYPGADRADMVSSRDSRGSLPIHWATRNQLPDELQYIPISILQERTRNITNVIRLLLEINATTVNIQDGDGNTPLHYATGHFGRSGKLYTNIFELLCQKGADAGICNKKGETPLHTLFRRDGSNMPVDAVSTLLAHGARVTAVDNTGNTPMHVACCNANSGDAVSVLLQHGADPTLKNSKQETPIHMVAQFRCPPRASRSKASEVVRAQDDMIDRLAKARGPELMDLKNTGGQSARQIYQDSRAKWLEGARGNKNHRHWGRRSVMSR, from the coding sequence ATGGCTTCTCCACTCACCCACATCGCCGAATCACCTTATCAAGAATTTGTTCGAAACCAAACCGACATCCATAATAGAACTGGAGAAGTGTCTCGCACGCCCATGACAATGATTGATCGAGACGGCTCTGTTCTAAACGAGACTGAAGACTTCCGTCTTCTCTATCATATCGTACTCCGAAACGATGCGCTTGCCCTGAAGCAATATTTGACTGTCGCGCCTTGGGCTGTCGACAGCATGAGTGCGCGCCCTGAGAGAGACGAGGCGCCCTATGAAGGCAATGATTACTTCTTGCTCGCCACCCAAAATGGAAATCTCGACGTCCTCCAGATTCTTTTAGAGCATTACAAGAGAAATCACGACTCCACCGATGAGCTCCGATTCAAAACGCGAGGGTACCAGCTGCTGAATGAAGCTGCGAGAAGGGGACACAATGAGGTCGTTCAATTCTTACTTGACAGCCAGCCGTTATATGCAGGGATCGACGAGCGTGATTGCAAAGGCTATACTGCGCTAGGATCGGCTGCCAACATCTATTCCGTCAGGTACACCGACTCGGCCGACTGGCAAGATGTCTGCGTCGACAATAACGAGAAAGTCAtgcatcttctccttgactaCGGCGCCAGCGCTTCTGATATTGTCCTCCCGATGAACGATAAGGAAGAGACACCTGATACTGTTCTGACTTTAGCCGTGCAGTGGGCGAgccccaagctcatcaatcgACTCATCAAAGGTGGCGCTGACATCCAAGCCAAGGTAACAAAATTCCCGTTCGATCTGGGATTCTGGAATGAACGTGGCTACATTTCCGATATCAACGCATTTTGTATTGCTTGCATCAGCGCCAACTATGAAGCTGTTCAGAGCCTTCTTGGTTATCCAGGTGCTGACCGGGCTGATATGGTATCCTCTCGTGACAGCCGTGGAAGTCTTCCCATCCACTGGGCGACACGAAACCAATTGCCAGATGAGCTTCAGTACATCCCGATATCAATACTTCAGGAAAGGACACGCAATATCACAAATGTTATCAGATTACTCCTGGAGATCAATGCGACAACTGTGAATATTCAAGATGGAGACGGAAATACACCCTTGCATTATGCGACCGGACATTTTGGCCGCAGTGGCAAGTTATATACAAACATATTTGAACTTTTATGTCAAAAGGGCGCCGACGCTGGTATATGCAATAAAAAAGGCGAGACACCCTTGCATACCTTGTTCCGCCGTGATGGCTCCAACATGCCTGTCGACGCCGTATCTACCTTGCTTGCTCACGGCGCTAGGGTTACAGCTGTTGACAATACCGGAAACACACCAATGCATGTTGCGTGCTGCAATGCAAATTCTGGGGATGCTGTCTCGGTCTTGCTACAGCATGGCGCTGACCCCACTCTGAAAAACTCCAAACAAGAGACGCCTATTCATATGGTTGCCCAATTTCGTTGTCCTCCAAGAGCGTCACGCAGCAAAGCCTCAGAGGTAGTGAGAGCACAAGATGATATGATAGATAGACTGGCGAAGGCCAGAGGACCAGAATTAATGGACCTCAAAAATACAGGTGGACAATCAGCGCGACAGATATATCAAGATTCACGGGCGAAGTGGTTGGAGGGTGCGCGTGGAAACAAAAATCACAGGCATTGGGGTCGTAGGTCTGTTATGAGCCGCTGA
- a CDS encoding probable adenylosuccinate lyase, with product MAAFDTYQTTLTGRYCSQELSHLFSQRSRHSTWRKLWLYLAESEKELGINTITDEALEQMRTHLTVTDEDFEVARHEEKIRRHDVMAHVHAFGQAAPAAAGIIHYGATSCYVTDNTELILMRDALDLLIPKLAKVLYNLQKFALEWKNEPTLSFTHLQPAQISTVGKRAAGWAQDLLMDLNEFERVRAELKFRGAQGTTGTQASFLEIFGGDHDKCDKLNELLCQKAGFEECYDISTQTYTRKVDCLIANAVTGLGTTVTKIASDLRHLAFMKEVGEPREKGQIGSSAMAYKQNPMRSERIASLARVLQSKAATYMSTHSAQWMERSLDDSACRRIDIPEMFLLADAVAITLQNVTEGLVVFPLKIHSNIMAELPFMITENIIMRLVAMGVSRQEAHEQIRVLSFEASHQVQSLGKSNDLVERIKKTEFFKPIWADLDGMMKPELYIGRSAQLVDKFCGPGGKLEKKLAPYQDSIQKAKAAELNV from the exons ATGGCCGCCTTCGATACCTACCAGACAACCCTCACGGGCCGCTACTGCAGCCAGGAGCTGTCCCACCTCTTCAGCCAGCGCTCCCGCCACTCCACCTGGCGCAAGCTATGGCTCTACCTCGCCGAGAGCGAGAAGGAGCTcggcatcaacaccatcaccgaCGAGGCGCTCGAGCAGATGAGGACTCATCTCACTGTTACTGACGAGGACTTTGAGGTTGCGCGccatgaggagaagattCGTCGTCAT GATGTCATGGCT CACGTTCATGCTTTTGGTCAAGCTGCCCCTGCTGCGGCTGGCATCATCCACTACGGCGCGACGAGCTGCTACGTCACCGACAACACAGAGCTCATACTCATGCGCGACGCCCTCGATCTTCTCATCCCCAAGCTCGCCAAGGTTCTGTACAACCTGCAGAAGTTCGCCCTCGAGTGGAAGAACGAGCCAACTCTGTCCTTCACACATCTCCAGCCTGCGCAGATCAGCACCGTCGGCAAGCGAG CTGCGGGTTGGGCGCAGGATCTCTTGATGGATTTAAATGAGTTTGAACGCGTGCGAGCTGAGCTCAAGTTCCGTGGTGCGCAGGGCACTACTGGTACTCAGGCCAGTTTCCTCGAGAT TTTCGGTGGTGATCATGACAAGTGCGATAAGCTCAATGAGCTGCTCTGCCAAAAGGCTGGCTTCGAGGAGTGCTACGAC ATCTCAACACAGACATA CACCCGAAAGGTCGATTGTCTCATCGCCAACGCCGTCACTGGCCTCGGCACCACCGTCACCAAGATCGCCTCGGACCTGCGACATCTCGCCTTCATGAAGGAAGTCGGCGAGCCCCGTGAGAAGGGTCAAATCGGAAGCAGCGCCATG GCTTACAAGCAGAACCCCATGCGATCCGAGCGAATTGCCAGTCTCGCCCGAGTCCTGCAGTCCAAGGCCGCTACCTACATGAGCACCCACTCCGCTCAGTGGATGGAGCGATCACTGGACGATTCCGCCTGC CGACGAATCGACATCCCTGAGATGTTCCTCCTCGCCGATGCCGTCGCCATCACCCTTCAGAACGTCACAGAGGGTCTCGTCGTCTTCCCCCTCAAGATCCACTCCAACATCATGGCCGAGCTTCCCTTCATGATCACCGAGAACATTATTATGCGCCTCGTTGCAATGGGCGTGTCCCGACAAGA GGCTCACGAGCAAATCCGCGTTCTGTCCTTCGAAGCATCCCACCAGGTCCAGAGCCTCGGAAAGTCCAACGATCTTGTTGAGCGAATCAAGAAGACCGAGTTCTTCAAGCCTATCTGGGCTGATCTCGATGGCATGATGAAGCCCGAGCTGTACATTGGTCGCAGCGCGCAGTTGGTTGACAAGTTCTGTGGACCTGGGGGcaagctggagaagaagcttgcgcCTTATCAGGATTCTAtccagaaggccaaggctgctgagcttAATGTTTAA
- a CDS encoding acetylesterase, trichothecene gene cluster: MKFLPLAASVLTLFGGVEAKKSPFFILTGDSTVATGGGWGDALLNSTKKPAAGINIAKNGATTVSFRSQGLWDTALDNVKSHKKDHEAIVTIQFGHNDQKVLTLEQYSDNLTTMIGEVKEAGGTAIIVTSLTRRTFKDGKVVENLSNERDAAIAVANKAGVKYLDLNTASTKYVNAIGQENADKYNEIEGDRTHLNFSGKLVFGRIVMDLLVEKRRDLARYIKTNKKLSQLIRDGIYATGAE, encoded by the exons ATGAAGTTTCTTCCCCTTGCTGCAAGCGTCCTGACCCTCTTCGGAGGtgttgaggccaagaagtcgccgttcttcatcttgacggGTGACTCTACCGTTGCCACCGGCGGAGGCTGGGGTGATGCCCTTCTGAACAGCACCAAGAAACCCGCAGCTGGTAtcaacatcgccaagaacGGCGCAACGACTGTATCTTTTCGATCCCAGGGCTTATGGGATACTGCTCTTGACAATGTCAAGAGTCACAAGAAGGATCATGAAGCTATTGTCACAATTCAGTTTGGACATAATGATCAGAAGGTTCTTACGCTGGAGCAGTACTCGGATAACCTTACTACTATGATTGGGGAGGTTAAAGAGGCTGGAGGCACTGCG ATTATCGTTACATCACTTACCCGTCGTACTTTCAAGGACGGCAAGGTGGTTGAGAACCTTAGCAACGAGCGCGATGCAGCAATTGCTGTTGCGAACAAGGCTGGTGTAAAGTACCTGGATCTTAACACCGCAAGCACCAAGTACGTCAACGCTATTGGACAGGAGAATGCCGACAAGTATAATGAGATTGAGGGAGATCGCACTCATCTGAACTTCTCTGGGAAATTGGTCTTTGGAAGGATTGTGATGGATTTGTTGGTTGAAAAGAGACGTGATCTGGCCCGGTACATTAAGACGAATAAGAAGTTGAGTCAGCTTATTAGAGATGGGATTTATGCTACTGGAGCGGAGTGA